The following DNA comes from Mucisphaera calidilacus.
CGCCGAAAAGCCGGCCTCTTGTGCTTCCGCCAGGGCCTGATCGAGTGGATGGGTATTCTCAAGCCCCTGCTTGAGAGACCAGTAGCTGATGCCTGCGATCACGTCATACTCCGGTGGTTGGGTGGTGAATCGACGCCGTGCGTCGGTACGGGATAACGCGGGAGCGCATCGTCATCGCGACACCCCCGCGTGAGCAGAAATCGGGAGCTGCTGCGGGAACACCTCGTGCTCCAGGCTGCCGTCCCGGACGTAGCCGGTGATCTCATCGAGGATCATCTGTCCCATCCGTGCGCACTCGCCGTCCATGGACCCTGCGATGTGAGGCGTGAGGAACACGTTCTCCAACGTGTAGAGCGTCGAGGACTCGTCCGGCGGCTCAGGATCAGTGACATCCAGATAGAAATCGAGGTCCTGTCGTTCCTGCGCCAGTCGCATCAGGGCGGGCTCGTCGATCAGCCCGCCACGGGCGGTGTTGATCAATGATGCGTTGGCGGGCAGCCTGCCCAGAAGATCGGCCCCGAACATGCCGCGTGTCTCATCGGTCAGGGGCGTGTGCAGCGACACGACGTTCGACCGCGCAAACAGCGTCGGCAGGTCCACCGACTCAACCCCCAGATCCGCCATCACCTCCTGCTGCACGAACGGATCATGAACCAGCACCCGTACGTCCAGGGATTTCAGCCGATCCAGAACCAGCCGCCCGATCGAACCGAGCGAGACCAGCCCCACGGTGGACTGATAGGCCCCGGGCATGTCGACGCGGACTCTCTTGCGGGCAAGGCGGTAAGTCTCCCGATGGCGGAGCACCCGTTTCAACGCGTAAATGATCGTGGCAAACGTGAACTCGGCAACGGGCACCGCGTTGGCGTCGGTCGCAGTGGTGATGCGGATGCCGCGTTCCCAGATGTCCGGCGTCACAAACGGGGCGATCGATCCCGCGCCGTGACAGATCAGCCTCAGCGACGGGAACTGATCGAGCCTCTCCGGCCCGAGCCGTGGCAGCCCCCAGGTGCTGAGGATCACTTCGACGTCCCGGTGCACCACGCCCGGCGCAAACGCCTCCGCGGTCGGGAGCGGGTCGCTGCTCATCGGCATCAGATCGCTGATCTGTTCCCTGATGTGGTCTGGATAAACTTGTCCGGCAAACGGCTCATCGACGACGAAGCATCCTGTGGTCATGCAATGGCTCTCACACGTCGGGGGGATAGCAGAGAAGCCAACACCATAACTGATCCCAAAGCCGGTTCGGGCACCGACCGTGTGTTGCCGAAGTTCGCGGCCAGGACACTCAGGTCGAGTAGATCCACCGCGGCATCGGCGTTGATGTCGCCGGTGGAATAACGCACGTCACTGCTGCTGCCGAAGGAAGAGGCCAGCGTGCTCAGATCGAGAAGATCGACGCGTCCGTCGAGATTCAGGTCGCCAAGAAACGTGTTGAGGTAGTCCGCGCCCATAATCAGGAGGAGCAGGTCATTGAGATCGGCGTCCTGATCCTCGTCGAGGTCGTACTCCGGATTGCCCAGATTCATCGCGAGCAGGTCCACGTCCTCCACGGACAGGACACCGTCATCGTTGAAATCGCCCGGCACCTTCGGAGCCTTGAGCAGCCGCAGGACGACCGTCTCGTAGGCGTCCAGCTCGAAGGAGAGGTTCGTTCCGTCATAGCCGATGAACTGAGAGCCGAAGGAACTCGGCGCGAGGTTCCATGTGACGCCGTCCAGACTCGACATCCCGGCGAGCCAGATGTCGCCATGGAGCATCGACACCTGTATATATTCCGACCAGTCCGTGCTCAGGTCGGCCCCGACGAGATCGGTCCAGCCCACAAGACTCGCTTCCTGCCAGCCCCCCGGGTTGGTGATTCCGATGTAGTCGGCGTCCTCGTCGGAGCGTGTCCAGACCTGGAGGTCCACCTCATCGTCGGTAAAGTTTCGTTGGACCGGATCGACCACCGTTGTGACGACCAGTGACTCCGCAGCCTCTTCCATCACCAGAACATCGGACAGAGCCTGAACCTCAGCGCCCACGTCAATGAAGTTCTGCCACTGGTTCGGCGAATCGTTCACCATGTCCCACCTCGAGCGTGGCGCCCAGTAGAAACTCGAGAAACCGGCTCCCGCGGCCACCGACAGGTGGAACTGTGCACGCAGCTGGTCGTAAGTTGGCAGGATATTCTCGGCGGTCAGGGGGATCGGGTTGTTCTGCGGGTAGAACGTGCGCAGGTCGTGGCCCTGCAGCACCGAGCCGATCGTCGTCGTCGGCACGATGGCTTCCGCGGCCGCGAAGTCCGTGTAGATCGGGACCAGATCCTCACTGGTCGGCCCGGTGGAGGGGATCGGGTAACGGTCGATAAAGACCGCGTCCGTGTGTGCCCACATGTCCGAGGCAGGGTAGGCACTGCGTGACGCGTGCTTGGGGCCATCGACGATGACCGCGGGATGATCCGAATCGGCCGACTTGATGGCCTGGTAGGCGGTTGCCATGTGCTGCGGCGAGATCTCGTCTGTTCTGAGCAACGGCTCGTCCATGATGATCCAGAAACGCAGCGCCGGCTTGTTCTTCAAGGCACTCACCGCGGTCTGGATGGCCGATGCGTTCTGGCTGTAGACCGCCTCGCGCGGCAGGCCGAGCATCACGCCCACACCCGCCTGATGGGCCAGGTCGAGATAGGTGGAGGCATCGTCGATCCAGTCCTCGATGCGTTTGCCCGACGAGACCAGGTTCCAGCTGAGGCTCTCGAAGTAGTAGTCGTGCGTGACGTTGAACCCGGCTTCGACAACGCCGCCAAACTCGGTCCAGTCGTCCGAGGGATCCCGGAAGGTGCCGTAGAGAAAGGTTCGCTCACCGTCGACCACGGGCATACCGTCGTCGTCGAAGTAAACCTCCACCGCGGCCGCTTCGCTGATCATCAGCAGAACGGCGGTGATGATGATGCAACCCATTCCGAACACAACTCTGAAGGGCATCGCGTTTCTCCTGTGGAATCATCCGTCCGCGTCCGGTTACTTCCGACTTACTCGCTCGACGACCAGGGGGCCTTCACAATGATGACGCCCGACGGCCCAAGGACCAGTCGGTTTCCGTTCAATCGGCTGCCGGCGTACGCGCTGTGGACACTCCAGTCGCTCACACCACGGACCACGGGAAGCGTGACCTCAACCGAGTTGTAGACGTCGGTGTTGACCGCGGCGATATACAGGTGCGCGTCATGGACGCGTGACCACTGCATCGTCTTGCCGCCCGCGGGCTGCTGCAGCGAGACGTCAACGTCCGGCTCGTCCGCGAGCACGATCGGTTCGAGGTCCCTGAACTCGTGAACGACCCGGGTGAAGTGCTTCCAGTGCTGGGGCGCATCCTTCTCGAGCGAGTACCAGTAGGTGGGTGCCCAGTAGTAAGAGAAGCCACGCGCCCCGCCGACCAGCGCCAGGTGCCCCATGGCGCGGACCTCGTCCGCCGTCGGGCGATGGTCGGCATCAGAGGGCATGGCGAGTTCCGGGTTGGACTTGCGCAGCCAGGGGATGCTCCTGTTGTCGTGCAGCTGCAGCACCGGTGCGATCGGCTGGTCCGGGCCGATCAGCTGACGCACCCGCTGGATGTCCGAGTAGACCGGCGTCGTGGTGACCATCTCCCGCCCCGTCGCGGTAATGGGGTAGCGGTCGGGCCACATGGCGTCCGTGAACGGGTGATAGACGGCATTCGTCTCTTCGAGGTGACAGACCAGGACAACCGGGTGGTTCGGGTCCATCCGCTTGATCGTTTTGTAGGTCTTGGAG
Coding sequences within:
- a CDS encoding hydroxyacid dehydrogenase, translating into MTTGCFVVDEPFAGQVYPDHIREQISDLMPMSSDPLPTAEAFAPGVVHRDVEVILSTWGLPRLGPERLDQFPSLRLICHGAGSIAPFVTPDIWERGIRITTATDANAVPVAEFTFATIIYALKRVLRHRETYRLARKRVRVDMPGAYQSTVGLVSLGSIGRLVLDRLKSLDVRVLVHDPFVQQEVMADLGVESVDLPTLFARSNVVSLHTPLTDETRGMFGADLLGRLPANASLINTARGGLIDEPALMRLAQERQDLDFYLDVTDPEPPDESSTLYTLENVFLTPHIAGSMDGECARMGQMILDEITGYVRDGSLEHEVFPQQLPISAHAGVSR